AAGTCCACCGCCGCCGTCGCACCCGCCAGCAACTCGTACGGCAGCGTGCCGAGTTCGAAGCGCTCGGGCACGGCGTCGCTGGAGGGCAGCAGCTTGTCCGGCCGGAGACTGTGGAGCAGTTCCCGCCGCCCGGTCAGCACGCCGAGATGCGGTCCGAGGAACTTGTACGGCGAGCAGACCAGGGTGTCCGCGCCGAGGGCGGTCAGATCGACCGTGGCGTGCGAGGCGTAGTGCACCGCGTCCACGTGGAGGAGCGCGCCGGCTCGGTGCACCAGGTCGGCGACGGCGGGGATGTCGGGGCAGGTACCGATGAGGTTCGAGGCGGCGGTGACGGCCACGAGCCGGGTACGGCCGGACAGCACGGCCTGGATGTGACCGGCGTCGAGCTCTCCCGTTCCGGGGTCGAAATCGGCCCACCGGACCGTCGCCCCCACGGCCTCGGCGGCCTGCGCCCAGGGCCGTATGTTGGAGTCGTGGTCGAGCCGGGACACCACCACTTCGTCCCCCGGCCCCCAGTCCTTGGCCATGGTGCGCGCCAGGTCGTAGACGAGCTGGGTGGCGCTGCGCCCGAACACCACCGAGCCGGCCTCCGAGCCGAGCAGGTCGGCCAGGGCCGACCGTGCGTCGGCCACGATCGTCTCGGCGTTGCGCGCGGCCTCCGTGAGGACGCCGCGGTTCGCCAGGGGGCAGGTGAGGGCTCCGGTGATCGCGTCGACGACCTGCTGGGGCGTCTGGGTGCCGCCCGGAGCGTCGAAGCGGGCTGTCCCCGCCTTCAGCGCCGGAAAGCAGGAACGGATCGCCTGCACGTCGAGGGTGTGGCCGTTGTCGCTGCTCAAGGGGTGCTCCGGGAGGGGTGAGGGCGGGCGTCGGCGCCGCGTCGGCCGGCCGACGCGGTCCTCCGCCCGGGCGGCGGGTGGCCGGCCGGGCTCGGGTCCGCCCCGAGCCGTACCAGGGGCTCGACGGTCATGATGGCACTGGAGCGCGTGGTCGGAACGGATAGCGCTCGATGCGCGCCCGGGCGGTGATCCACCACATCTCGGAGAAGGTGTCGAGGCTCGCCCTGCCCCCCGGACCGGCCTCCGGCCCCGGATGCCTTGCTGCCGCCGAACGGGGCCACCGCCTCGTCGTCGACCGTCCGGTCGTCGATGCGCCCCGCGCCCGATCGGCCCGGACGCGGAGGAGGCGGAGTCCGTGCTGGTCATCATGAGTTCCGGTCCGTGCGTCGGGATCGGATCGGCCGGCGGACGTCCGGCCGGCCCGCCCTGCCGGTTCCACCACAGGCCCCTGTCCGCGGCGGGGGCCCAGGGGGGCAGCTGAGGGGAGCGCACGGGCCTACCCGGCCACGGACGTACGGAATCGGGGGCCGTCGCGTTCGACGGCCCCCGACCGGGGCGTTCAGCGGCGGGAGCCGGTCCTCGCACCCCTGCCCGGTGTTCCCGCGACGGCCCCGGACGTCTCCGGGGCGTCACCGGTCCCGGGAGGGAGCCAGGACCGTGCCGCTATCCGGCGTACGTCTCGAACTCGGCGACCTTCGGTGTCCCGGACGAGCCGGTGATCTCGAAGGTGACCTTCTTCAGCGAGGTCTTGGGGACGGTGATGGTGCCGGCCCCGGTCCCGGAGGTGAGAACCGCGCCGGTGTCACCGTTGACGACCCTCCAGGCTCCGATGACCCCGGTGGAACCCGACGCCTCACGGATGTTCACCTTCGACACGGAGGTGGCGGTCCCCCACTTGATCGAGATGGAACCCGTCGAGCCGGCCGGCGACCAGTAGGTGCTCATGTCACCGTCACGCACGTTGCCGTAGCTGGACCCGCTCGCCTTGCTGGAGCCGTCGGATCCGGCACCGATGCTCAGGTTGGTGCCGCCGGGCTGGGTGGGGTCCGTCGGGTCCGGTGTCGGGTCGGTGGGCGTGGGGGTGGGGGTGGGGGTGGGGGTCGTCGGCGAGCAGCTGCCGTCCGACACCTTCAGGCCCTTGTTGGCGCCCGCGGTCGCACCCACGATCGCCGGGACGCAGCTCGCGTTGTCCAGGCTGTAGGAGTAGGGGATGCTGACCGTGGTGTTGGACTTCGGGTCGGGACCGGCCGGGTTGTTCTCGCTGCCCTTGGCGGACCAGGTCACGTTGTCGAACGTGTTGCCGCTGACCTGCCAGTATCCGGCCGCGTCCGTGTAGAACGTGCCCAGGACGTCCTTGGAGTCCTTGAAGTAGTTGTTGTCGACCTTGGCCCGCGCTCCGGCCCGGGAGTTGATTCCGGACTCGTTGAGCTTCACGTAGTAGTTGTTGTAGATGTGGGCGATGCCGCCGCGCAGCAGGGGCGCCCTCGAGTCGATGTTCTCGTACAGGTTGTGGTGGTAGGTGATGTAGCCGTTCGAGAGCTCGGTCTCGCTGGAGCCGACCAGGCCGCCACGGCCGGAGTTGCGCAGGGTGCTGTAGGACAGCGTGACGTACTGGGTGTTGTCCTTCATGTCGAAGAGGCCGTCGTAGCCCTCCGACTCACCGCCCGAGGCCTCCAGAGTCGTGTGGTCGACCCAGACGTTGCGGACGTCGCTCTCCATGCCGATGGCGTCACCGCCGTTGGACGTGGGCGAGCCGGACTTCTTGACGTTCTTGACGGTCACGTTCTGGATGATGATGTTGCTGGACTCACGGATGTGGATGCCCAGCTGGTCGAAGACGGCACCGCTGCCGACGCCGACGAGCGTGACGTTGCTGATCTGCTTGAGCTCGATCACACCGGCGGCGGTGTTGCAGCTGCTCCCCGACACCTTGGTGGTGTTGCCGTGGTTGATCGTGCCCTCGACCTCGATGGTGATCGGGGTGCTGCTGCTGGCCCGGTTGCACAGGGCCGTGTGGATCGCGGTACCCGTGGTGGCCCGCACGGTCGTCCCGCCGGCGCCGCCGGTGGTCCCGCCGTTCTGGGTCGCGTATCCGGTGGCACTCCCGGTCGCCGCCGCCGACGCCGCCTCGGGCATCGACAGCACCACGCCGGTCGCGGCCGCCACGGCCAGCGTGGCCAGAGCGGCGTTGAGTCGCAGCGCGACTGGTCGTCTCATGTTGGTGTCCCCATTCGTGTTCACATGCTGTGTTGCTGCTCCATGCCGCGGTCGCAACGGCGAACCGGCGGGGCTGTCGGCTTGACGCCGGGCAGCACTCGTCGGCCGGTGGTGCATGTTGATCTCGAGCGGTCGGGGCGGCAGTCCTTGCCGGTCCCGGGACGAGCGAGGCGGCCGGGCCCGGCGCGGACCGGTGTGGTGCACCTTCGTCCGCACGGGCCCGGCTTCCCGGTGAAGCCCTGGGCCGAGCAGGTGGCGGCTCACGCGCGTTCGTCGCGACGGCCGTCACGACGAACGCTTCCACCGGACGGAACCCAGGAGGGGAAAGCGCTTTCTGCCCGCGACAATAGAGGGCCCGTCGCCAGACTGACAAGGTTCATGACAGCTGAGAAATCCAGGACTCAGCCTCGGGCGTGAACGGCAACACCCTTAGAAAACAACAGACTTGGAGACTACGTCCGGTTATGGCACGACAGTCCGGGCGCGACGGCGGGCGGCCTCCTCGGTGCGGTCCTGCTCGCCCGCCGGATGGTCAGACGACTCCGTCGGCACGCAACTCGCCGATCTGCCCGGGCGTGTATCCGAGTTCGGCCAGGATGCCTTCGGTGTGCTCGCCGACCGCGGGAACGGCGCCCATGCGCGGGGCGGTCCCCGCCAGGTCGACGGGCGGCAGCAGCGCCCTCACCGTCTCCCCGCCGGGCACGGCCACCTCCCGCCAGCGGTCACGGCCGGACAGCACGGGATGTTCCAGGAACTGCTTCACGTCGTTGACGGGGGCGTTGGCGATGCCGACGGCGTCGAGGAGCGCCATCACCTCGCCGCTGCCGGACGCCGCGATCCGCTCGGCCAGGAGCGCGTCGACCTCCTCACGGTTGCTCACCCGGGCGGATCCGGTGGCGAAGCGCGGGTCGTCGGTGAGGCCGGGGTCGCCGAGGAACCGCTCGCAGAGGGCGGCCCATTCGCGTTCATTCTGCACGGAGAGCAGTACGTCCCTGCCGTCGGCCGCGGTGTAGGTTCCGTACGGGGCGATGGTGGGGTGCCGGGTGCCGGCCCTCGGCGGCTGCGCACCGCTGTACGCGGTGTAGTAGGCAGGCTGCCCCATCCACTCGGCGAGCGCCTCGAACAGCGAGACCTCCACGGCGCGTACGGTGCCGCGGGTGGCCCGCGTGAACAGCGCGGTGAGGATGCCGCTGTAGGCGTACGTCCCCGCCGCGATGTCGGCGACCGACACCCCGGCCCGGGCGGCCTCACGGGCACTGCCGGTGAGGGAGACCAGACCGGTCTGGCACTGCACCAGCAGGTCGTAGGCCTTTCGGTCCGCCCAGGGCCCGCTCGATCCGTAGCCGGTGACCGAACACGGGATCAGCGTCGGGTAACGATCCGCCAGGTCGTCGGCGGCCAGACCCAGGCGCGCCGCGGCACCGGGCGCGAGATTCTGGACGAACACGTCTGCCCGCGCCAGGAGTTCATGCAGGACCTTGCGCCCCTTTTCGGACTTCAGGTCCAGGGTCAGGGATTCCTTGGAGCGGTTCAGCCAGACGAAGTAGCTGGACTGGCCGTGCACCGTGGTGTCGTACCGGCGGGCGAAGTCACCGCCGTCCGGCCGCTCCACCTTGATCACCCGTGCTCCCAGGTCGGCGAGCTGGCGGGTGGCGAAGGGCGCGGCCACCGCCTGTTCGACGCTCACGACGGTGATGCCGGACAACGGCAGTTCGTCGGCGGGCACTGCTTCCTCGGCCATGCGTCGTCCTCCGGAGGTGTCGGTGAACCGAACGGGAGCACCATCATGCGCATTCATGCCGAGCCCGGGGTGGCGCGGTCCGGCTCTCCTCGCCGAGTCCCCGATATTGACATGCGCAGATCCACTCACGATGCTGTGAGAGCGCTCTTTTCATCGATGTACATGTCGGTGCGGAGGCAGGGGCCATGACCGGATGTCACCCCCCGCGTTCCGCGCCGGCGTGGTCCTGACCAGCCCTGCCCGCGTGCCGGCAACCGCTCCCCCGGTTGCCGCGTCGCGGCGCGGAGGCCGACCATGGAGCGGGATGATGAAGCTTCCTCGTCACCTTTCCGGTATCGCCGCGTTCGCTCTCTCCGTCATGCTCGCCGCCGCGATGTGCCTGGCCTCCGCCGGGACCGCCCGGGCGGACCGCACCGGTATGCAGGCCGCGGACCCCAGCGTCCTGCGCGTCGGCGGCACGTACGTCTCGGTGCAGTCGACCGGGGGCGGGATCGCCGTGCGGCAGGCTTCGTCGACGGCGGCGCTGGCCTCGGCACCGGCCCGCCAGGTCTGGTCGGACAACCGCGGCCTCGGCGAGGTCTGGGCCCCGGAGATCGTGCGGGACGGCGGCCGCTACTACATCTACTTCTCGGCGGGCCGAGGCGCGGCCCACCGGATGTACGTCATCGACTCGGCCGCACCGGACAGCGGTTACACCGGGGAGTCGAAGCTCGCGCTGGCCGACGACAAGTGGGCCATCGACGGCACGCTGTTCACCTTCAACGGGCAGCGCTGGTTCGTCTGGTCCGGCTGGGCGGGCGACACGAATGTCGAGCAGAACCTCTACATCAGCCGGATGAGCGGTCCGAGGACACCGACCGGCGCACGGTTCGTCATCTCGCAGCCGCGCGAGAGCTGGGAGCGGGTGGTCGGCAACCCGTTCATCAATGAGGCCCCCGAGGCGATCAAGGACCCGAACGGGCAGCTCCACATCGTGTACTCCGCCAACGGCAGCTGGAGCGACCAGTACTGCCTGGCCGACCTGCGGCTCCGGGCCGGCGGCGACCCCACGTACGTATGGGACTGGTACAAGTCGAACGGCTGCCTCTTCGGCTCCTCCCGCGCGACGATGATGCCCGGCTGGGACCCCACCCTGTACGTCGACGGCCCCGGCCACCACAGCTTCGTCCTGCTCGACGGCGACATCGGGACGAGCCCGCCGGCCGGCCCGCGCTTCCCCCTGATGTTCCACGCGGTCGCCAAGGGGACTCCGTACTCATGGGCGAACCGGTACTGGTACACGGGCACGTTCAGCTGGTGGGGCGACATCACGTACAGCAGGGCCGATGTCCCCGGCTCGAACACCAGCACCGGCTGGAGCCTCAAGTTCTTCGAGTGACGTCTCCCGCCCGCCCGCAGGGAAAAGGTGTGGCCCCCGGCGCCCGCGCGGGCTACGCTCCCGCCGATGACTACTCAAGACTCCCGCAGATCGGGGGTCCTGACCGCGCAAGGTGAGTGCTGATGCTCACCATGACCGCGTTCGAGGACTCCAGCTTCTCCTTCTGGCCGCGCGTGCGAGAGATCGCCGTGCCGCCCTCCATGATCGAGACCGCGACGGCCAGGCGTTGTGCCGGCGACTGGGCGGGGGCCTGCGCCGCCGCCGGATTCGACGTCGATCTCGACCTGCGTACCGTCGCACGTGTCCACGGCAGTGGCCTGGCCGCCCTGCTCAGGGCGGACCTTCGTCGGCTGGCACCGGACCTGTTGCGGTGGCACATGCCCAGGACCGCGCCCGACGGACTGCTCCGCACCGGGACGACCGTCACGCTCGCCAGGTACGACGAACCGGGGCGTCCCCGTCCGGTGCGTCTCGTGGTGCGTACCGCGCCCGCGTGGGCGGAGGGCGGGCAGCGGATCAGCCTCACGGTGTGGGACGGCCTCGCCCCGCACGGACGTGGGCACGGGCCGCGCGGCTACCGGCCCCCCGACCGTCGGTTCCGCCTGGACCTGCACCGGCACCTCTGGGACGCGGGCCGCAGCCACGAACTGCGCCCGCGCACCGGGGCGGACGGGGCCGGGCCCTTCGACGGGCCGGTCCCCGTCTGGGCGTCCCGGGTGCCCGGACCGGAGCGGTTCGCGCTCGGCCGGTGGGCCGACGAGGCGGCCCTGCTTCTGGCCGCGGAGGGGCGTACCGGTGGGGGCGAGGTCGCCGTGCGTCTCGGCGGCAGGCACCGGCTGCTGCTGGACGTGCGTCCCTCCCCCGGCCCGCCGGGAGAGGCCGGCGGGCCGTCCGAGGTGCGGTCCGCCCGGTACGTGAAGGCGGGCGCCTGTGCCGGGCTACCGGTCCTCCCCGATGCGGCTGCACGGGTGCTCCCCGACCTGGAGCTGCTGCGCCGCGGTCTCGTCGCGCCGGAACGGCTGCACCCTCTGGTCGCGGCCGCCCTGGCGCCGGGGACATCGGCGTCCGGCTCCTTGCGCACGGACGACGACGGTCCGCCGCGCGAGGTGGACTGCCGAGGCGCCCGGCACCGGATCGGCCTGGTCGGCGGGGTGCTGGTGCCCCTGGACCACGATCCCGCCGAGATCCGGCGGGAGGAGCTGCTGGCCGCGCTCACCGGTACCCCACTCCCCTGCCTCCAGGTCATCGACGTGGCGCACCGCCGGCCGGACTGCCTCGCCGACGTGCGTGACCGCCTCGCCCACGGGGACCCGGCGGGCGCGCTCGCCGGGATCGAGCGCATGCTCGGGGCCGAGGCGCGGCTGAGGGACGGGGACCTGCGCGACCTGTTCACCGACGCGGCCCGACAGCGGGTGAGGCACGGCCTGTTCAGGGCCGGTCTCGCCGATCCCGGGCCCAGGGAGCCCGTGACCGGACGGGAGCGGTACCGCGTCGGCCTTCACCGCACCCGCCCCCGGAACGCCGCCTACCGCTGACCGCGCACCGGGCGCCGCCGCTCAGCCTCTCGGCGTCCGGCGCCACTGCCTCCCCTCGACATCCGGCACTTCGCGTGCCGCCCCTGCGCCCTTCGGCCCGGGGCACCCGGCACCCGCGTGCCGCCCTTGCCGCCTTCCGCGCGCCCGGAACCCGGGGCCGCGCCCTTCGACGAACCCTCAGGTGATGCCTCATGTCCGCATACGCCCCGCCCTCCGAGAACCCGACCACCGAGACCCCTGACACCCCGGCCCCCTCCGGTGCCCCCGCCCCTTCCGTCCGGGCTTCGCGGCTCGATGTGCCGGGCGCGCTGCTGGCCCTGCTCCGCGACACGACCACCGCTCCACGTCCCGACCCGCAGCTGGAGGCGCTGACCCTGGCGGTCTCCGCCGACCTGCCGGTGCTGCTGTGGGGTGAGCCCGGGATCGGTAAGACGGCCGCGCTCACCCAGCTCGCCACCACCCTGGACCTGCCGTTGACCACGGTGATCGCCAGCGTGCACGAACCGTCGGACTTCTCCGGTCTTCCCGTCATCGGGGACGACCCGGCGGGCAACGGCATTCCGATGGCGCCGCCGGACTGGGCGGTGAGGCTGGTGCGCGCGGGCCGCGGGCTGCTCTTCCTCGACGAACTGTCCACCGCCCCGCCCGCCGTACAGGCCGCGCTCCTGCGCCTCGTACTGGAGCGCCGGGTCGGCGCACTGCGCCTGCCGCCGGGCGTCCGGATCGTGGCCGCCGCCAATCCCCGGTCCTCCGCCGCCGACGGCTGGGAGCTGAGCCCCCCGCTCGCCAACAGGTTCGTCCATCTGCGGTGGGTGCACGACGCCGACGTGGTGGTGCGGGGCCTCGGCGGTGTCTGGCCCCGGTCCGTGCTGCCGACGCTCGACGCCGGACTGCTGCCGGAGGCCGTGGCGTTCGCACGCCGGGCGGTCTGCGGCCTGCTGGGCGCACGGCCCGCCCTGGTCCACCGGCTCCCCTCGGGCGAGGCGCTGCGGGGCGGGGCGTGGCCGTCACCGCGAAGCTGGGACATGGCACTGTGCCTGACCGCGTTCGCGACCGCGGCCGGCGCGTCGCGCGACGTCCTGTCCATGCTGGTCCGGGGGACGGTGGGCGACGGTCCCGGGCTGGAATTCCTGGCCTACCTGGACAGGATGGACCTGCCGGACCCGGAGGACCTGCTGGCGGACCCCGGGGCTGCGGAGCTTCCGGAGCGCGGTGATCTGCGTCAGGCGACGCTGGACGCGGTGGTCGCCGCGGTCCGCTCACGCCCCGCGCGGGACCGGTGGGACGCCGCCTGGGCCCTGTTGGCGAGGGCGGCGGAGACCGGCGCTCCGGACCTGCTGGTCGTTCCGGCGACGACACTCGCCACGCTGCGCCGCGACAACTGGGAGGTGCCTGCGGCGATCGAGGGTCTCGCCGGAGTGGTGTCCGTGTCGCAGCGGGCGGACCGGGCGAAGGTCCGGGCGCTCTCGGTCACCCGGGGGAACCGGTGAGCGGGAGCGCCCCCGGCCGGCCTGCCGCGCCACGGCCGGTACGCCCACAGGACGCGTGCGAGGGCACGCTGGACACCCGGAAGCTCTTCGCCGCCCGCCTCCAGGCGGTCCTCGCGCGGCCCTACCTGGCTACGGCTCTGTTCGCCCTGCACCCGGTGGAGTCCCGGCACGTGCCGACGATGGCCGTCGACCCGTACTGGCGGTGCTACGTGTCTCCGGCCTTCGTCGACCGCACGCCTGTCGAGGAGTTGGCCGGGGTGTGGGTGCACGAGGTGTCGCACCTGCTGCGCGACCACCACGGGCGCGGCGACCGTTACGCGCTCCGGCACGGCCTGTCCGGCCCCGCGGAGCGGCTGCGGATGAACATTGCGGCCGACTGCGAGATCAACGACGACGTCTTCGGCGAGGGCCTGGTGGCGCCCGAGGGTGCCGTCCGCCCGGCGTCCCTGGGGCTGAGGGACGGCGAACTGATGGAGGACTACCTCCGCCAGTTCCGGCTGGGGCCTCACACCGCCCATCTGGCGTGGCTGGAGTGCGGAAGCGGCGCGGACGGCCTCCCCCGGCCGTGGGACCTGGGGCCCAGGGGCGCGGACGGTCTCAGTGCACAGGAGCGGGACGCGGTGCGGTTCAGGGTGGCGCGGGGCATCACCGGAAGTCCGGGGAACACCCCGGCCGGTTGGCGACGCTGGGCCGAGGAGGCGTTCCATCCTCCGCAGCCCTGGCGGCAGTTGCTGGGCGCCGCCGTACGGGCGGCTGCCTCCGCGCCCGGCTCGGGCGACGACTACGTATACGGCAGGCCGGCCCGCCGGTCCGCGGCGGTTCCCGGCGCGGTCCTGCCGAGCCTGCGGCGCAGGCCGACGCGGGTCGTCGTGGTCATCGACACCTCCGGCTCCGTCAGTGACGCCGAACTGGGCAGCGCTCTGCTGGAGGTGACGGCGATCTCACGGGCCGTGGGCGGCCGCCGTGACCTCGTCGGCGTACTCCCGTGCGACGCGGCGGCGGACCGGGTCCGGCCCCTGTGCGGCGGCGCGGAGGGCGTCGAACTGCTGGGCGGCGGGGGTACGGACCTGCGTGCGGGGTTCGCGCGTGCGCTGGAGTCACGCCCGCGCCCTGACGTCCTGGTGATGCTGACCGACGGCCAGACACTGTGGCCGTCCCGGCGTCCGCCGTGCCGGACGGTGGTGGGCCTGTTCGGCCGGCACCACGGAAGCCCGTCGTACGACGAGTCGAATTCCGAGTACGTCCCCGACGGCCCGCCCGCGTGGGCGCGGGTGGTGACCATCGGGTAGAGCGGTGGCCGGTGCCCGACGTAACGGGGCCGTGTCAGCCGGCCCGCGGGGGCCAGTTGACGATGCGCTTGGAACGCGGGGGTGCGTAGGTGCGGACCTTCGAGGTGGTCAGCCCGAGGCGGACGAGGGACTCGGCGATCGTCACCGCCGCGCTCACGCCGTCGACGACAGGCACCCCGGTGCGCTCGACGACGCGTTCGGTCAGGCCGGACATCCCGCCGCACCCGAGGCAGATCACCTCCGCCCGGTCGGTCTCCACGGCCTGGGCGGCCTGTTCGACGATGGCGTCGACAGCCGCCTTCCCGTCCCGTTCCAGGTCCAGGACGGCGAGCCCGCTCGCCCGCACGGAGGCGCAGCGCGCGCTCAGACCGGCGGCGTGGAGACGCTCCTCGATCAGCGGGACCGTGCGGTCCAGGCTCGTGACGACGGAGTAGGTGCGGCCGAGGAACTGGGCGGTGCTCGCGGCGGCCTCGGTGATGTCGACGACCGGGACGTCGAGCAGTTCCTGCAGCCCTTCCCTGCCGTGTTCGCCGTAACCGGCCTGGATCACCGCGTCGAAGGGCTCCCGGTAGGCGCGGACGGTCTCCATCACCGCGACGGCGGCCAGGTAGCTCTCGTAGTTGCCCTCGACGGACTCCGCCCCGAAGGAGGGGGTCAGCGGGACGATCTCGGTGCCACGTGAGGCGGCACCGGCCGCCTGTACGCCGATCGAGTCGGTGATCGACTGCGTGGTGTTGACGTTGACGACGAGGATGCGCATGTGGCGGCCTTCGGTTCGGTGGGTCGTCCGGCGACGGTTCGGTGGTCCGTCCGGCGGCTCGGTGGTGCGTTCCGCGGTCACGGCTCCGTGGTTCATTCGGCGGCGACGGCGATGGACTCGCCGTCGACGTCGCGGATCTGGGCGCCACGGTCCGCGATCAGGGCGTAGAACGCGGCGGCGAGGAGGGCACCGACGAACCAGGAGAATCCGGCGGCGGCGTGGAAGAAGGGCACGAGGGCGACGACGACGGCGACGGCCGCGGCGGGGACGAAGGCGGCGACGGCGCGGGGGTTGAAGCCGCGGCTGTAGTGGTACTCGCCCTGCGGATCGTCGCTGTAGAGGTCGGGCACGTTGATCCGGGACTTCCGCAGCAGCCAGTAGTCGGCCATGATCACGCCGAAGAGGGGTCCGAGGAGGGCTCCGAGCCCGCCGAGGAAGTAGTTGACGACGATCGGGCTGTTGTAGAGATTCCACGGCAGGATCGCCAGCCCGGCGGCCGCGCTCACCACGCCTGCCCGGCGGAAGTTCAGCCGGCGCGGGAAGAGGTCGATGAGGGCGTAGATCGGTGCGACGAAGTTGGCCAGCAGATTCACCGCGACGGTCAGGGCGATGAGGGCCAGCGAGGCCGTCGCCAGGAGGAACATGTTCGGGATGGTGCGGACGATGTCCGTGGGGCTCGTGATGACGTGCCCGTCCAGCTTGAACTGCGCCCCACTGAGGACCACCACGATGACGGCGAAGAAGAGCATGTTCAGCGGGATGCCGATCACGTTGCCGCGGACGATGGACCCGCGGCTCCTGGCGGACCGCGTGAAGTCGCAGAAGTTCAGGACGAACGTCCCGTAGATCACCACCCACAGGGCGGCCGCCTGGAGGATCTGCAGCCACATGGCGCCCCCGCTGAGCGGAGCGTCCACGGACAGGGAGATCGATCCGTCGGCGCGTACGAACATCCACACCGCGAGGGCGAGCATGGTGATCAGGGTC
The DNA window shown above is from Streptomyces sp. Alt3 and carries:
- a CDS encoding cysteine desulfurase-like protein gives rise to the protein MSSDNGHTLDVQAIRSCFPALKAGTARFDAPGGTQTPQQVVDAITGALTCPLANRGVLTEAARNAETIVADARSALADLLGSEAGSVVFGRSATQLVYDLARTMAKDWGPGDEVVVSRLDHDSNIRPWAQAAEAVGATVRWADFDPGTGELDAGHIQAVLSGRTRLVAVTAASNLIGTCPDIPAVADLVHRAGALLHVDAVHYASHATVDLTALGADTLVCSPYKFLGPHLGVLTGRRELLHSLRPDKLLPSSDAVPERFELGTLPYELLAGATAAVDFLAGLTPVAGSRRERLGHAFTALASHEDRLRVRIEEGLAGMDGVTVYSRAARRTPTTLFTVAGRDSGEVSRHLAERGVDAPAGSFYAVEASRRLGLGEEGGVRVGLAPYTCDEDVDRLLNALDTPRS
- a CDS encoding pectate lyase family protein gives rise to the protein MRRPVALRLNAALATLAVAAATGVVLSMPEAASAAATGSATGYATQNGGTTGGAGGTTVRATTGTAIHTALCNRASSSTPITIEVEGTINHGNTTKVSGSSCNTAAGVIELKQISNVTLVGVGSGAVFDQLGIHIRESSNIIIQNVTVKNVKKSGSPTSNGGDAIGMESDVRNVWVDHTTLEASGGESEGYDGLFDMKDNTQYVTLSYSTLRNSGRGGLVGSSETELSNGYITYHHNLYENIDSRAPLLRGGIAHIYNNYYVKLNESGINSRAGARAKVDNNYFKDSKDVLGTFYTDAAGYWQVSGNTFDNVTWSAKGSENNPAGPDPKSNTTVSIPYSYSLDNASCVPAIVGATAGANKGLKVSDGSCSPTTPTPTPTPTPTDPTPDPTDPTQPGGTNLSIGAGSDGSSKASGSSYGNVRDGDMSTYWSPAGSTGSISIKWGTATSVSKVNIREASGSTGVIGAWRVVNGDTGAVLTSGTGAGTITVPKTSLKKVTFEITGSSGTPKVAEFETYAG
- a CDS encoding CaiB/BaiF CoA transferase family protein, which codes for MAEEAVPADELPLSGITVVSVEQAVAAPFATRQLADLGARVIKVERPDGGDFARRYDTTVHGQSSYFVWLNRSKESLTLDLKSEKGRKVLHELLARADVFVQNLAPGAAARLGLAADDLADRYPTLIPCSVTGYGSSGPWADRKAYDLLVQCQTGLVSLTGSAREAARAGVSVADIAAGTYAYSGILTALFTRATRGTVRAVEVSLFEALAEWMGQPAYYTAYSGAQPPRAGTRHPTIAPYGTYTAADGRDVLLSVQNEREWAALCERFLGDPGLTDDPRFATGSARVSNREEVDALLAERIAASGSGEVMALLDAVGIANAPVNDVKQFLEHPVLSGRDRWREVAVPGGETVRALLPPVDLAGTAPRMGAVPAVGEHTEGILAELGYTPGQIGELRADGVV
- a CDS encoding glycoside hydrolase family 43 protein — translated: MKLPRHLSGIAAFALSVMLAAAMCLASAGTARADRTGMQAADPSVLRVGGTYVSVQSTGGGIAVRQASSTAALASAPARQVWSDNRGLGEVWAPEIVRDGGRYYIYFSAGRGAAHRMYVIDSAAPDSGYTGESKLALADDKWAIDGTLFTFNGQRWFVWSGWAGDTNVEQNLYISRMSGPRTPTGARFVISQPRESWERVVGNPFINEAPEAIKDPNGQLHIVYSANGSWSDQYCLADLRLRAGGDPTYVWDWYKSNGCLFGSSRATMMPGWDPTLYVDGPGHHSFVLLDGDIGTSPPAGPRFPLMFHAVAKGTPYSWANRYWYTGTFSWWGDITYSRADVPGSNTSTGWSLKFFE
- a CDS encoding AAA family ATPase, encoding MSAYAPPSENPTTETPDTPAPSGAPAPSVRASRLDVPGALLALLRDTTTAPRPDPQLEALTLAVSADLPVLLWGEPGIGKTAALTQLATTLDLPLTTVIASVHEPSDFSGLPVIGDDPAGNGIPMAPPDWAVRLVRAGRGLLFLDELSTAPPAVQAALLRLVLERRVGALRLPPGVRIVAAANPRSSAADGWELSPPLANRFVHLRWVHDADVVVRGLGGVWPRSVLPTLDAGLLPEAVAFARRAVCGLLGARPALVHRLPSGEALRGGAWPSPRSWDMALCLTAFATAAGASRDVLSMLVRGTVGDGPGLEFLAYLDRMDLPDPEDLLADPGAAELPERGDLRQATLDAVVAAVRSRPARDRWDAAWALLARAAETGAPDLLVVPATTLATLRRDNWEVPAAIEGLAGVVSVSQRADRAKVRALSVTRGNR
- a CDS encoding vWA domain-containing protein, with product MDTRKLFAARLQAVLARPYLATALFALHPVESRHVPTMAVDPYWRCYVSPAFVDRTPVEELAGVWVHEVSHLLRDHHGRGDRYALRHGLSGPAERLRMNIAADCEINDDVFGEGLVAPEGAVRPASLGLRDGELMEDYLRQFRLGPHTAHLAWLECGSGADGLPRPWDLGPRGADGLSAQERDAVRFRVARGITGSPGNTPAGWRRWAEEAFHPPQPWRQLLGAAVRAAASAPGSGDDYVYGRPARRSAAVPGAVLPSLRRRPTRVVVVIDTSGSVSDAELGSALLEVTAISRAVGGRRDLVGVLPCDAAADRVRPLCGGAEGVELLGGGGTDLRAGFARALESRPRPDVLVMLTDGQTLWPSRRPPCRTVVGLFGRHHGSPSYDESNSEYVPDGPPAWARVVTIG
- a CDS encoding aspartate/glutamate racemase family protein — its product is MRILVVNVNTTQSITDSIGVQAAGAASRGTEIVPLTPSFGAESVEGNYESYLAAVAVMETVRAYREPFDAVIQAGYGEHGREGLQELLDVPVVDITEAAASTAQFLGRTYSVVTSLDRTVPLIEERLHAAGLSARCASVRASGLAVLDLERDGKAAVDAIVEQAAQAVETDRAEVICLGCGGMSGLTERVVERTGVPVVDGVSAAVTIAESLVRLGLTTSKVRTYAPPRSKRIVNWPPRAG
- a CDS encoding NCS1 family nucleobase:cation symporter-1, with amino-acid sequence MTAVEGVPPGTATGDTRADGGSGATSSVLYTYDLAPTKKQGRRWGAYNVFTLWANDVHSLGNYAFAIGLFALGLNVWGILAAFALASVLLFLLLTLSGFMGHKTGVPFPVMSRIAFGIRGAKIPAAVRGIVAIAWFGIQTYLASAVLSALLIAMFPGLRALDSNSLLGQSTLGWISFLALWALQLLIVSYGMQMIRRYMAFAAPTTLITMLALAVWMFVRADGSISLSVDAPLSGGAMWLQILQAAALWVVIYGTFVLNFCDFTRSARSRGSIVRGNVIGIPLNMLFFAVIVVVLSGAQFKLDGHVITSPTDIVRTIPNMFLLATASLALIALTVAVNLLANFVAPIYALIDLFPRRLNFRRAGVVSAAAGLAILPWNLYNSPIVVNYFLGGLGALLGPLFGVIMADYWLLRKSRINVPDLYSDDPQGEYHYSRGFNPRAVAAFVPAAAVAVVVALVPFFHAAAGFSWFVGALLAAAFYALIADRGAQIRDVDGESIAVAAE